AACTTCAACTTGGGGAGTATCGTTAGTTTGATCCATAGGTTATATTTTCACCAACTTGGGACGACGATATTATAGTGTGACATACCCGACTATACTGTCAGGTTAGCTAGGTACTTTTGCCAGCAGTATGTTAAACAATCTAGATTTTAGCTATTGTTGGCTACAAGCAACTAGTTTGGAGCGGCGATCGCTATTTTGGCGGTTTATTAATCACTATTTCCGGCAAAATGGCGATATATCAGGCTTTGATGGCTAAAAAATGGCAATTTCTCTAAACTAATGCTAGTAATTGCCCGCTTGATTCCATATTGAGTGATTTAGTTCCCGTCTCACCCCAATAAATTTCGCAAGAATTATTAGGACTTTCGATCAATTTGACTTTGTGTAACTCTGCTCCGACTTTCCGAATCGGGGTTTCTATAAGCTGACAGATATGAATGGCAATATTTTCTGCTGTTGGTACTACTTGAGCAAAGTAAGGAATATCTTTGTTCAAAAATGTATGATCGAAAGGTTCAATGACAGTATCTTCGACTAGTTTGTGCAAGTCTACCAAATTAACTATCATCCCAGTACGAGAGTCAATTTCTCCTTTGATGGTGACTTCTAAATGATAATTGTGTCCGTGTCCGTTAGGACGAGCGCACTTACCATAAATCTGATAATTTTCATCCTCACTCAACTCATTGAGAGCTAGTCGGTGAGCCGCGCTAAAATGAGTGCCAATTGTGAGATATGCTTCCATACCGTTTCCTAAATACTCCGCCCAAAGTTCTGGATGTTCAAACAGTTGGATTTTTACCAAAGGTAAATGAGGTGCAAGTCTGTTCCAAATTACTCGCGCTATATTTTCAGTAGTGGGTAAAGTTTCCTCAAACTCAGCCCATACTTGATTGAGATAAGAGTAATCTAGTTGACTTGTAATTTCTCTTTTGATTACTTGCTTGACATCAGATAGGTTGAGTACCATACCATAGTCATCTAGTTCCCCAAACAGAGAGATATACAGAACATAGTTATGTCCATGTCCTGGGAAAGCACTACACTGTTCAAATTGCTCCACGTTTTCGTCTGCACTCAGTTCTGGTAACCAGTAGCGATGACTGGCAGAAAATTGAGCGCGACGATTAATAACGCATTTCATGTAAAGTTACGTAAACACCCACATTCCAGGATAAACGAATTTGTTAACTAGTCGCCACTAACCCACCAGTAGTTAAAATGAAGATATCGTTATCCTAAGTGAGTTGGCGATCGCTCATCTGTGCCAATGGCAGATAGAATGACTATGCCAAAGTCAAAAGTAAACTAAGTCTGTAAACTTAGTTTAATTGGTCAATGCCCATTGCCCCTTGCCCAATTCCCCAATTAGAATGTCAATTACCCGTTTGCATCCAGAAACTATCGAACAAGTCAAGCAAAGAGTCGATATTGTAGACGTAGTTTCCGAACACGTAGTTTTAAAGAAGCGGGGTAAAGATTATCTAGGTTTATGCCCTTTTCATGGGGAAAAAAGCCCTAGTTTCAGTGTTAGCCCGACTAAGCAGATGTATTACTGCTTTGGCTGTCAAG
Above is a genomic segment from Merismopedia glauca CCAP 1448/3 containing:
- a CDS encoding 6-carboxytetrahydropterin synthase yields the protein MKCVINRRAQFSASHRYWLPELSADENVEQFEQCSAFPGHGHNYVLYISLFGELDDYGMVLNLSDVKQVIKREITSQLDYSYLNQVWAEFEETLPTTENIARVIWNRLAPHLPLVKIQLFEHPELWAEYLGNGMEAYLTIGTHFSAAHRLALNELSEDENYQIYGKCARPNGHGHNYHLEVTIKGEIDSRTGMIVNLVDLHKLVEDTVIEPFDHTFLNKDIPYFAQVVPTAENIAIHICQLIETPIRKVGAELHKVKLIESPNNSCEIYWGETGTKSLNMESSGQLLALV